In Colletotrichum higginsianum IMI 349063 chromosome 1, whole genome shotgun sequence, one genomic interval encodes:
- a CDS encoding High-affinity glucose transporter, translated as MTNHQTSYNIAIILFATLGSLTYGYSTSIIATTLGQPTFKQYFDLLDAASSSAITGGLNGLYQAGGLFGVLSTAWASDRYGRKVSIGAYSIISILGGALQAGSVHIGMLMTARAITGLGIVIINARHEEALGILQKLHGDAAPESEDYVQQEFSTIRDQIEADSAHPTSWASLFKVRSYRKRLLVGFGTMFGAQCTGTQVINNYGPSLYASLGFSETNQLILAASWISFGVLCNYLNAKLLDWIGRRLCMGK; from the exons ATGACAAACCACCAAACCTCATACAACATAGCG ATCATCTTGTTCGCGACGCTCGGCAGCCTGACGTATGGATACTCTACATCCATCATCGCGACGACCCTTGGGCAGCCGACTTTCAAACAGTATTTTGATCTTCTCGatgccgcctcctcgtcagCCATTACTGGCGGTCTGAATGGACTGTACCAAGCTGGTGGTCTGTTTGGCGTCCTCTCCACCGCTTGGGCGTCTGACCGGTATGGCCGCAAGGTGTCGATTGGGGCCTATTCCATCATCAGCATCTTAGGTGGCGCTTTGCAAGCCGGCTCGGTTCACATTGGCATGTTGATGACTGCAAGAGCAATCACGGGCCTGGGCATTG TAATCATCAACGCCCGGCACGAAGAGGCCCTTGGAATCCTCCAGAAACTTCACGGTGATGCCGCACCCGAAAGTGAGGACTACGTGCAGCAGGAGTTCAGCACCATCCGGGACCAGATCGAAGCTGATAGCGCCCACCCAACGTCGTGGGCGTCGTTGTTCAAGGTCCGCTCGTACCGGAAACGactcctcgtcggcttcggaACCATGTTTGGCGCCCAATGCACTGGCACTCAGGTCATCAACA ACTACGGACCCAGCCTCTACGCCAGTTTGGGCTTCAGCGAAACAAACCAGCTGATCCTGGCAGCGTCATGGATCTCCTTTGGTGTGCTTTGCAACTACCTCAACGCCAAGCTCCTAGATTGGATAGGAAGAAGGCTCTGTATGGGCAAGTAA